A genomic stretch from Pelotomaculum schinkii includes:
- a CDS encoding serine hydrolase domain-containing protein, whose amino-acid sequence MSRPLYHWQQQANPAEPFWPEQAGPPQEVSLKPYPNVPQNILDTAILEEMHKSQIVGVSAAFVKDGGVVWANGYGWADLEKSRPAGPDTIYRIASVSKTITATALMQLWESGLFRLDSDISSCLGYPVRNPHYPDDKITFHMLLTHTSSILDTGGYAAALSSPNPPPLRELLVPGSEAYSSLTWGDYRPGARFNYSNFGAGIIGALVEMLSGERFDRYAINHIFKPLGMDASYVPADIVNHQKIAVLYETSGDDRFYPACDYYPEGQRPSRRTYQHPLGNFYIGPAGAVRTSVLDLAKFTIAHMNGGVYGGVRILSRAAVDLMHQIHWCGFGLAGFFRQMGLMFHITDALAGRRLTGHAGDACGLVSDMYFDRDENNGVIFVTNGGCYEFLKSGYKNIEESVINRIYAQFAGPPGPAP is encoded by the coding sequence ATGTCCCGTCCACTGTACCACTGGCAACAACAGGCCAACCCGGCCGAACCTTTTTGGCCGGAGCAGGCCGGTCCACCACAAGAGGTCAGCCTAAAACCTTACCCCAATGTCCCCCAAAACATCCTGGATACTGCGATCCTGGAGGAAATGCATAAGAGTCAAATCGTCGGAGTTTCCGCAGCCTTTGTCAAGGACGGCGGGGTGGTCTGGGCCAATGGCTATGGGTGGGCTGATTTAGAGAAAAGCCGCCCGGCAGGCCCCGATACTATCTACAGGATAGCCTCGGTTTCCAAAACAATTACCGCTACCGCACTGATGCAGCTCTGGGAGTCGGGTCTCTTCCGCCTCGACAGCGATATCAGCAGTTGCCTGGGCTACCCGGTTAGAAACCCGCATTATCCTGATGATAAAATTACGTTCCACATGCTCTTAACCCATACCTCCAGCATCCTGGATACCGGCGGATATGCGGCGGCTTTAAGTTCACCCAACCCACCTCCCTTAAGGGAACTCCTGGTCCCCGGCAGTGAGGCTTACAGCAGTTTGACCTGGGGCGACTACCGGCCGGGCGCCCGTTTCAACTACTCCAATTTCGGCGCCGGCATCATCGGCGCTCTGGTGGAAATGCTCTCAGGGGAACGTTTCGACCGGTATGCCATAAACCACATTTTTAAGCCGCTGGGGATGGATGCCAGCTATGTGCCGGCCGATATCGTCAATCACCAAAAAATCGCCGTTCTTTATGAAACGAGCGGAGACGACAGGTTTTACCCGGCCTGCGATTACTATCCGGAAGGCCAGAGGCCATCCAGAAGGACATATCAACACCCTTTGGGGAACTTCTATATCGGCCCGGCGGGGGCGGTCAGGACAAGTGTGCTTGACCTGGCCAAGTTCACGATTGCTCATATGAACGGGGGAGTTTATGGCGGTGTCCGTATTCTAAGTAGAGCTGCTGTTGATCTGATGCACCAGATACATTGGTGCGGTTTCGGGTTGGCAGGGTTCTTCAGGCAGATGGGTCTAATGTTCCACATCACCGACGCCCTGGCGGGCAGGAGGCTGACCGGGCACGCCGGGGATGCCTGCGGCCTGGTCAGCGACATGTATTTTGACCGCGACGAAAACAACGGGGTTATTTTCGTGACCAACGGCGGTTGTTATGAGTTTTTAAAGAGCGGGTATAAAAACATCGAAGAGAGTGTAATCAACCGGATTTACGCACAGTTCGCCGGCCCGCCCGGACCGGCCCCATAA
- the purE gene encoding 5-(carboxyamino)imidazole ribonucleotide mutase encodes MSKILVGIVMGSDSDLPVMRAASDVLEELGIPCEVVISSAHRVPDKTAAYARTAVERGLAVIIAGAGQAAHLAGVIAAHTPLPVIGVPLQSGPLSGVDALYATVQMPSGIPVATVAINGAKNAGILAAQIIGATDSAVRDRVTAFKDKLARQVTEKDALLNELGIDGYLERSRK; translated from the coding sequence ATGTCAAAAATCCTGGTTGGCATAGTCATGGGCAGTGATTCCGACCTGCCGGTAATGAGAGCGGCCTCCGATGTGCTGGAGGAATTGGGAATTCCCTGTGAAGTGGTCATATCCTCCGCCCACCGGGTTCCGGACAAGACCGCCGCATACGCCAGGACAGCTGTGGAGCGGGGCCTTGCGGTAATCATCGCCGGGGCCGGCCAGGCTGCCCACCTGGCGGGCGTAATAGCGGCCCATACTCCTCTACCGGTTATCGGCGTTCCCCTGCAGTCGGGTCCTCTTAGCGGGGTTGACGCTCTCTATGCCACTGTCCAAATGCCTTCCGGTATTCCGGTAGCCACCGTGGCTATCAACGGGGCCAAGAACGCCGGTATCCTTGCCGCCCAAATCATTGGCGCGACGGACTCTGCAGTGAGAGACAGGGTAACGGCTTTTAAGGATAAGCTGGCCAGACAGGTCACTGAAAAAGACGCCCTTTTAAATGAACTGGGCATCGACGGGTATCTGGAACGGTCGAGAAAATAA
- the purB gene encoding adenylosuccinate lyase codes for MIERYTLPEMKAVWSEENKFRKWLDVEIYACEALAELGQVPPAALAEIKEKANFDVQRIAEIEAVTNHDIIAFTTNVAEYVGEAGKYIHLGLTSSDVLDTAMAVLMKEAGRYLLVRLEKLKEALLEKAVEHRNTVMIGRTHGIHAEPITFGLKMLLWVDEVERCIQRMERAVEIISVGKISGAVGTYANINPRVEAHVCARLGLAPAKVSTQVLQRDRHAEYLTTIAVIGSSLDKFATELRSLQRTDILEVEEQFKKGQKGSSAMPHKRNPITGERISGLARLLRGNALAAMENVALWNERDISHSSVERVIVPDSTITLDYMLAKLTDIITNLQVYPENMLKNIDRTHGLIFSQRVLLALVEEKGLTRERAYELVQRNAMQSWRTGESFRSLLLKDGDVASLLTPQEVDELFDYNYHLKNVDLIYSRFGL; via the coding sequence ATGATCGAAAGATACACTCTGCCTGAAATGAAGGCTGTCTGGTCCGAGGAAAACAAATTCCGCAAGTGGCTGGACGTTGAAATTTATGCCTGTGAAGCTTTGGCCGAGCTGGGTCAGGTGCCGCCGGCGGCGCTGGCTGAAATCAAGGAAAAAGCGAATTTTGATGTACAGCGTATTGCCGAAATTGAAGCTGTGACCAACCATGATATCATTGCCTTTACCACCAACGTGGCTGAGTATGTGGGCGAAGCCGGCAAGTACATCCACCTCGGCCTGACTTCCTCGGACGTTTTGGACACGGCTATGGCTGTCCTGATGAAAGAGGCCGGGCGATATCTGCTGGTAAGATTGGAAAAGCTGAAGGAAGCTCTTTTGGAAAAAGCCGTGGAGCACCGCAACACCGTGATGATCGGCCGTACCCACGGCATCCACGCCGAGCCCATCACCTTTGGTTTAAAAATGTTGCTCTGGGTAGACGAGGTAGAACGCTGTATCCAGAGAATGGAGCGGGCGGTGGAGATTATCAGCGTGGGTAAAATCTCCGGAGCGGTGGGGACCTACGCCAACATTAACCCGCGTGTAGAGGCGCATGTCTGCGCCAGGCTTGGCCTGGCGCCGGCCAAAGTGAGTACCCAGGTGCTGCAGCGCGACCGGCACGCCGAGTATTTGACCACGATCGCGGTTATCGGCAGTTCCCTGGACAAGTTCGCCACCGAACTGCGCAGCCTCCAGCGTACGGACATCCTTGAGGTTGAGGAGCAGTTCAAGAAGGGTCAGAAAGGGTCCTCGGCCATGCCGCACAAGCGCAATCCCATTACCGGCGAGCGTATCTCCGGGCTGGCCCGCCTCCTGCGCGGCAACGCTTTGGCCGCCATGGAAAACGTGGCCCTGTGGAACGAACGTGATATCTCTCATTCCTCGGTAGAGCGGGTCATTGTCCCCGACTCTACGATTACTCTGGACTACATGCTGGCCAAGCTCACCGACATTATCACCAACCTGCAGGTTTACCCGGAAAACATGTTGAAGAATATTGATCGCACCCATGGCTTGATTTTTTCTCAGCGGGTGCTGTTGGCCCTGGTGGAAGAGAAAGGCCTGACCAGGGAGCGTGCTTACGAGCTGGTGCAGCGCAACGCTATGCAGTCCTGGCGCACCGGAGAGAGCTTCCGCAGCCTGCTGCTGAAGGATGGTGATGTTGCTTCGCTCCTCACTCCTCAGGAGGTTGATGAACTCTTTGACTATAACTACCACCTGAAAAATGTTGATTTAATATACAGCAGGTTCGGCCTGTAG
- the purC gene encoding phosphoribosylaminoimidazolesuccinocarboxamide synthase — MPRQLERLYEGKAKRVYRTDDPDLYLVEYKDDATAFNGAKKGTIQNKGVLNNQISGVFFRMLEERGIPTHFVELVSDREMLVKTLEIVPVEVVVRNIAAGSLAKRLGLAEGTVLSSPVLEYYYKSDELGDPMINDYHIRALGLASPEQMERIRDIALAVNSIMLEYLADKNIDLVDFKLEFGIHKGAVILGDEISPDTCRFWDKHTREKLDKDRFRRDLGNVEGAYEEVFKRLTGKSFS; from the coding sequence GTGCCTCGTCAACTTGAACGACTTTACGAAGGAAAGGCCAAGCGGGTTTACCGCACAGATGATCCGGATTTATACCTGGTGGAGTACAAGGACGACGCCACTGCCTTTAACGGCGCCAAAAAAGGGACCATACAAAATAAAGGCGTGCTTAACAACCAGATCTCGGGAGTGTTTTTCCGCATGCTGGAAGAGCGGGGGATACCTACCCACTTTGTAGAACTGGTCAGCGACCGGGAGATGCTGGTTAAAACACTGGAAATAGTACCGGTGGAGGTTGTGGTCCGCAATATTGCCGCCGGCAGCTTGGCCAAGCGCCTGGGACTGGCGGAAGGGACCGTCCTGTCCTCACCGGTTCTTGAGTATTACTACAAGAGCGATGAACTGGGCGACCCCATGATCAACGACTACCATATCAGGGCGCTTGGCCTGGCTTCTCCTGAACAAATGGAGCGGATCCGGGATATTGCCCTGGCTGTAAACAGTATCATGCTCGAATACCTGGCAGACAAAAATATCGATCTGGTAGACTTTAAACTTGAATTTGGTATACACAAAGGTGCGGTTATCCTGGGCGACGAGATTTCTCCTGATACCTGCCGTTTCTGGGATAAACACACCCGCGAAAAGCTGGACAAGGACCGCTTCCGCCGCGACCTGGGCAATGTTGAAGGAGCTTACGAAGAGGTTTTTAAACGGCTGACCGGGAAGAGTTTTAGTTAA